A stretch of the Clostridium botulinum genome encodes the following:
- the hpt gene encoding hypoxanthine phosphoribosyltransferase translates to MRNDIERVLFSEEELTAKVKEIGKQITEDYRGKDIILVGILKGSVPFMAELMKYIEIPCKIDFMDVSSYGNSTETSGVVRILKDLEFEVEGRDILIVEDIVDTGTTLEYLRTYLKSKNPNSVSVACLLNKPDRRKIEVDVKYLGYEVPDEFLVGYGLDYAEKYRNLPFIGILKESVYKK, encoded by the coding sequence ATGAGAAACGATATTGAAAGAGTACTTTTCAGTGAAGAAGAATTAACAGCGAAAGTTAAGGAAATTGGTAAACAAATAACTGAGGACTATAGAGGGAAGGATATTATATTAGTTGGTATATTAAAGGGGTCAGTTCCATTCATGGCAGAACTAATGAAATATATAGAGATTCCTTGTAAGATAGATTTTATGGATGTTTCAAGTTATGGTAATTCTACTGAAACTTCAGGTGTAGTTAGAATACTTAAAGATTTAGAATTTGAAGTTGAAGGAAGAGATATACTTATTGTAGAAGATATAGTCGATACAGGAACTACATTAGAATATTTAAGAACATATTTAAAATCTAAAAATCCAAATAGTGTTAGTGTTGCATGTTTGTTAAATAAACCGGATAGAAGAAAAATAGAAGTTGATGTAAAGTATTTAGGATATGAAGTTCCAGATGAATTTTTAGTTGGCTATGGATTAGACTATGCAGAGAAGTATAGAAATTTACCTTTTATAGGAATACTAAAAGAAAGTGTTTACAAAAAGTAA
- the tilS gene encoding tRNA lysidine(34) synthetase TilS: MIEKVIHTIKQNNMFEVKDKVVVAVSGGPDSICLLHILYKLKEELGITLVAVHINHCLRGKEADKDEEYVRKFCKNLKIDCFVKKEDVHKISKDRGISCEMAGREVRYDFFSEVLNKVSANKIAVAHNANDQAETILMRMLRGTGLEGLVGIRAVRDNIFIRPIIDITRDEIENYCDVNNLNPRIDKTNLENIYTRNKIRLELIPYIQKNFNSDIIEVLNRFSDTVKIDNDYLNKISLEKYNKYCKSEKDKIIMRAEVFNEHEAILTRIIRIALKELKGNLHNFDKSHVYDIIDIEKKSTGKFIMLPENIRVLNSYGDIHLYKNKNKINIDKGKKEYNLVINKENILENGLKITLDIINNIEDAKFNKSSLIKYFDYDKINRDIKLRYRNNGDKFVPLGMNGTKKLKDLFIDLKIPKEKRDTIPLIVFDDEISWIVGYRISDKFKINKKTKRILKIKIEREE; encoded by the coding sequence TTGATTGAAAAGGTTATACATACTATTAAACAAAATAATATGTTCGAAGTTAAAGATAAAGTAGTTGTAGCGGTATCTGGTGGACCTGATTCTATATGTCTTTTACATATACTTTATAAGTTAAAAGAAGAACTTGGTATAACACTTGTGGCTGTGCATATAAATCATTGTCTAAGAGGAAAAGAGGCAGATAAAGACGAAGAGTATGTTAGAAAATTCTGTAAAAATTTAAAAATTGATTGTTTTGTAAAAAAAGAAGATGTACATAAAATATCTAAAGATAGAGGTATTTCTTGTGAAATGGCAGGAAGAGAAGTAAGATATGATTTTTTTTCTGAAGTCTTAAATAAAGTTTCAGCAAATAAAATAGCTGTGGCTCATAATGCTAATGATCAAGCAGAAACTATTCTTATGAGAATGTTAAGGGGAACTGGACTTGAGGGGTTAGTAGGAATAAGAGCGGTTAGAGATAATATATTTATAAGACCTATAATAGATATAACAAGGGATGAAATTGAAAATTATTGTGATGTAAATAATTTAAATCCTAGAATAGATAAGACTAACCTTGAGAATATATATACAAGAAATAAAATTAGATTAGAATTAATACCATATATACAAAAGAACTTTAATTCTGATATTATTGAAGTTTTAAATAGATTTTCTGATACTGTAAAAATAGATAATGATTATTTAAATAAAATATCTTTAGAAAAATACAATAAGTATTGTAAAAGTGAAAAAGATAAAATTATTATGAGAGCTGAGGTTTTTAACGAACATGAAGCTATACTTACTAGAATTATAAGGATAGCTTTAAAAGAACTTAAAGGGAATCTACATAATTTTGATAAAAGTCATGTATATGATATTATCGATATTGAAAAAAAATCTACAGGTAAATTCATAATGTTACCTGAAAATATAAGGGTTTTAAATAGTTATGGTGATATTCATTTATATAAAAATAAGAATAAAATTAATATAGATAAAGGAAAAAAAGAGTATAATCTAGTAATAAATAAAGAGAACATATTAGAAAATGGGTTAAAAATTACATTAGATATAATAAATAATATAGAAGATGCTAAATTTAATAAAAGTTCTTTAATTAAGTATTTTGATTATGATAAAATAAACAGGGATATAAAACTAAGATATAGGAACAATGGAGATAAATTTGTGCCCCTGGGAATGAATGGTACTAAAAAGCTTAAAGACTTATTTATAGATTTAAAAATTCCAAAGGAAAAGAGAGATACAATACCATTGATTGTATTTGATGATGAAATATCTTGGATTGTAGGATATAGAATAAGTGATAAGTTTAAAATTAATAAAAAAACAAAACGTATATTGAAAATTAAAATTGAAAGAGAGGAATAG